One Halobacterium sp. DL1 DNA window includes the following coding sequences:
- a CDS encoding arginase — MTRTVQLIGAPMDYGADRRGVDMGPSAIRYADLATELSDAGVEAVDTGDLSMPRAEERDPGNESAKFLPEIEDLCGRLADEVEEAIAADRVPLVLGGDHAVAIGSMAGSARDADIGVVWFDAHGDFNTPETSPSGNVHGMPLAAALGEGSFADHPWATAPGLKEENIAYVGLRTLDDHEREAIQDSDMTAFTMSEIDERGITDVTEEALDVASAGVDGVHVSFDMDWLDPEEAPGVGTPVRGGATYREAHTALETVAERDADEEILRSMEIVEVNPILDQSNRTADIAAELAASALGKRVLYNAGRASRRRKRGEQ; from the coding sequence GTGACCCGAACTGTCCAACTCATCGGCGCACCGATGGACTACGGTGCGGACCGGCGCGGCGTCGACATGGGCCCGTCCGCGATTCGGTACGCCGACCTCGCCACCGAACTGTCGGACGCGGGCGTCGAAGCGGTGGACACCGGCGACCTCTCGATGCCCCGCGCGGAGGAACGGGACCCCGGTAACGAGAGCGCGAAGTTCCTCCCCGAGATCGAGGACCTCTGTGGTCGCCTCGCGGACGAAGTCGAGGAGGCGATCGCGGCCGACCGCGTCCCGCTCGTCCTCGGCGGCGACCACGCCGTCGCCATCGGTTCGATGGCAGGGAGCGCGCGCGACGCCGACATCGGCGTCGTCTGGTTCGACGCTCACGGCGACTTCAACACGCCCGAGACGTCGCCCAGCGGCAACGTCCACGGGATGCCACTCGCCGCCGCGCTCGGCGAGGGCTCGTTCGCCGACCACCCCTGGGCCACTGCCCCCGGCCTCAAAGAGGAGAACATCGCCTACGTCGGCCTCCGTACCCTCGACGACCACGAGCGGGAGGCCATCCAGGACAGCGACATGACGGCGTTCACGATGAGCGAAATCGACGAACGCGGCATCACTGACGTCACGGAGGAGGCCCTGGACGTGGCCAGCGCGGGCGTCGACGGTGTCCACGTCTCCTTCGACATGGACTGGCTCGACCCCGAGGAGGCGCCGGGCGTCGGGACGCCGGTCCGAGGCGGCGCCACCTACCGCGAGGCCCACACCGCCCTCGAGACGGTGGCCGAGCGGGACGCCGACGAGGAGATTCTGCGTTCGATGGAGATCGTCGAGGTGAACCCAATTCTCGACCAGTCGAACCGCACCGCGGACATCGCGGCGGAACTGGCGGCGAGCGCGCTCGGGAAACGAGTGCTGTACAACGCTGGGCGCGCGAGCCGTCGCCGGAAACGCGGCGAGCAGTAG
- a CDS encoding DNA gyrase subunit A codes for MSSESPDVPDGVADRVKNVRVDEEMEQSYIDYAMSVIAGRALPDVRDGLKSVHRRILYAMHEANITSGSSHRKSSNIVGDTMGDYHPHGDSAIYDALVRMAQDFSMRYPLVDGQGNFGSVDGDPAAAMRYTEARMAPIAEELLEDIEKDTVDFQANYDDRLTEPTVLPAALPNLLVNGSSGIAVGMSTNIPPHNLGEVIDATIHLIDNPECTVVDLMDYVKGPDFPTAGNIVGRSDVKQAYQTGRGRVRMRAEYHVEEGDRSDTIVITELPYQQNKSKLVERIADDVNDGKLEGIRDLRDESDRNGVRVVIELKQNANTDVVENRLLESHLERTFGIINLALVDGQPKVLTLKEMLAEYVAHRREVVRRRSEHDLAEAEDRAHILEGRLKALDQVDDVVETIRGAEDRDGAKEALKEVFDFTQAQADHIVRMQLGSLTSMEAAEIETEYEEVTETIERLEEILGSEEELLSVIKDELREIKDGYDDERRTSFIEDAGTVTDEDLIPEEDVVVVLSEGDYIKRVPADTFDSQHRGGKGIIGTDLKEDDRVSTVFTASTHDYLLCFTNQGQVYRLKVYQVPEMSRTARGTSAVNILDLDDGEEISAVVTADDLDFEADDEYLTMATRHGYVKRTSVGEFGNILTTGIIATSLEDGDELADVEVTSGDDDVILGSEQGMAIRFDEDDVRPMGRNARGVHGMNLEGDDRVAGVAAVDADDERTLLTVTEFGYGKRTKLSEYRKQSRNGKGLVDIKTDERNGDVVSLDSVDDDDNLVAMSERGQIIRLPVDEISTYGRNTKGVKVMDVEEGDEVAAVSVYRPSENDDEADDESDEE; via the coding sequence ATGAGTTCGGAATCACCTGACGTACCCGACGGCGTGGCGGACCGAGTGAAGAACGTGCGCGTCGACGAGGAGATGGAGCAGTCGTACATCGACTACGCGATGAGCGTCATCGCGGGTCGCGCGCTGCCAGACGTCCGTGACGGCCTCAAGTCCGTCCACCGGCGCATCCTCTACGCGATGCACGAGGCGAACATCACGAGCGGATCGAGCCACCGCAAGTCCTCGAACATCGTCGGGGACACGATGGGTGACTACCACCCGCACGGCGACTCCGCCATCTACGACGCGCTCGTGCGGATGGCCCAGGACTTCTCGATGCGCTACCCCCTCGTCGACGGGCAGGGGAACTTCGGGAGCGTCGACGGCGACCCCGCCGCGGCGATGCGGTACACGGAGGCCCGCATGGCCCCCATCGCCGAGGAACTGCTCGAGGACATCGAGAAGGACACGGTCGACTTCCAGGCCAACTACGACGACCGCCTCACCGAGCCGACAGTGCTGCCGGCGGCGCTCCCGAACTTGCTCGTCAACGGGTCCTCGGGCATCGCCGTCGGGATGTCGACGAACATCCCGCCGCACAACCTCGGCGAGGTCATCGACGCGACAATCCACCTCATCGACAACCCCGAGTGCACCGTCGTCGACCTGATGGACTACGTCAAGGGCCCCGACTTCCCCACGGCGGGGAACATCGTCGGGCGCTCGGACGTCAAGCAGGCCTACCAGACCGGTCGCGGCCGCGTCCGGATGCGCGCCGAGTACCACGTCGAGGAGGGTGACCGCAGCGACACTATCGTCATCACCGAGCTCCCCTACCAGCAGAACAAGTCGAAGCTCGTCGAACGCATCGCCGACGACGTCAACGACGGGAAACTGGAGGGTATCCGCGACCTCCGCGACGAGTCCGACCGGAACGGCGTGCGCGTCGTCATCGAACTGAAGCAGAACGCGAACACGGACGTCGTTGAGAACCGGCTGCTGGAGTCCCACCTCGAGCGCACGTTCGGCATCATCAACCTCGCGCTCGTCGACGGCCAGCCGAAGGTGCTCACGCTGAAGGAGATGCTCGCGGAGTACGTCGCCCACCGCCGCGAGGTGGTGCGCCGGCGCTCCGAGCACGACCTCGCGGAGGCCGAGGACCGCGCGCACATCCTCGAGGGGCGCCTGAAGGCCCTCGACCAGGTCGACGACGTGGTCGAGACCATCCGCGGCGCTGAGGACCGCGACGGCGCCAAAGAAGCGCTGAAGGAGGTCTTCGACTTCACGCAGGCCCAGGCCGACCACATCGTCCGGATGCAGCTCGGCAGCCTCACGTCGATGGAGGCCGCCGAGATCGAGACCGAGTACGAGGAGGTTACGGAGACCATCGAGCGCCTCGAGGAGATCCTCGGCAGCGAGGAGGAACTGCTCTCGGTCATCAAGGACGAACTCCGCGAGATCAAGGACGGGTACGACGACGAGCGCCGCACCTCGTTCATCGAGGACGCCGGCACCGTCACCGACGAGGACCTCATCCCCGAGGAGGACGTCGTGGTCGTGCTCAGCGAGGGCGACTACATCAAGCGCGTCCCCGCGGACACGTTCGACTCACAGCACCGCGGCGGGAAGGGCATCATCGGCACCGACCTGAAGGAAGACGACCGCGTCTCGACGGTGTTCACCGCGAGCACGCACGACTACCTGCTCTGCTTCACGAACCAGGGGCAGGTCTACCGCCTGAAGGTGTACCAGGTGCCGGAGATGTCCCGCACCGCCCGCGGGACCTCCGCGGTCAACATCCTCGACCTGGACGACGGCGAGGAGATATCCGCGGTCGTCACGGCCGACGACCTGGACTTCGAGGCCGACGACGAGTACCTCACGATGGCCACCCGCCACGGCTACGTGAAGCGCACGAGCGTGGGCGAATTCGGCAACATCCTCACGACCGGCATCATCGCCACCTCCCTGGAGGACGGCGACGAACTCGCGGACGTCGAGGTGACCAGCGGCGACGACGACGTCATCCTCGGCAGCGAGCAGGGGATGGCGATCCGCTTCGACGAGGACGACGTCCGGCCGATGGGCCGCAACGCCCGCGGTGTCCACGGGATGAATCTCGAGGGCGACGACCGCGTGGCCGGCGTCGCGGCGGTCGACGCCGACGACGAGCGCACGCTGCTGACGGTCACCGAGTTCGGCTACGGGAAGCGCACGAAGCTCTCGGAGTACCGCAAGCAGAGCCGCAACGGGAAGGGGCTCGTCGACATCAAGACCGACGAGCGCAACGGGGACGTGGTCTCCCTGGACAGCGTCGACGACGACGACAACCTCGTCGCGATGAGCGAGCGCGGCCAGATCATCCGCCTCCCGGTCGACGAGATATCGACCTACGGCCGCAACACGAAGGGCGTGAAGGTGATGGACGTCGAGGAGGGCGACGAGGTCGCCGCCGTCTCCGTCTACCGCCCGAGCGAGAACGACGACGAGGCTGACGACGAATCGGACGAGGAGTAG
- the gyrB gene encoding DNA gyrase subunit B (negatively supercoils closed circular double-stranded DNA), whose translation MSEQSEYSAGQIQVLEGLEAVQKRPAMYIGSTDSRGLHHLVYEVVDNSIDEALAGYCDHIEVTLHEDGSVSVEDDGRGIPVDTHEEYDRPAVEVILTVLHAGGKFDAKSYQVSGGLHGVGVSVVNALSERLAVEVERDGGKYREKFERGEPVTDLERLGDSDDTGTLIRFRPDSEIFETLDFDYSTLETRLRELAFLNSGVEITLTDERGDEVESSTFKYDGGIREFVEYLNESRDALHDDVIYFEDEDDGIQVEIAMQASDDLQSSTHAFANNINTREGGTHLTGFKTALTRVVNDYANENDLLGELDGENLKGEDIREGLTAVISVKHPDPQFEGQTKTKLGNSDVRGIVEGVVHEGIGTYFEENPDTARAVVLKAVEAAKARKAAKKAEELTRRKSALSSTSLPGKLADCQTKDPDDAELFIVEGDSAGGSAKQGRNPEFQAILPLGGKILNVEKHRLDRILEHEELRHIITALGTGIGDEFDIENLRYKNIVMMTDADVDGAHIRTLLLTFFYRHMKPLLEGGFVYAAQPPLYRIRYRGETYDAMTEADRERIVEEKCDGNPTQVQRFKGLGEMNPQQLWDTTMDPEHRILKRITVEDAAAADKMFSVLMGDAVEPRKRFIQENATDAEWVDI comes from the coding sequence ATGTCCGAACAATCCGAGTACAGCGCTGGCCAAATCCAGGTCCTCGAGGGACTGGAGGCGGTGCAGAAGCGGCCGGCGATGTACATTGGCTCCACCGACTCTCGTGGCCTGCACCACCTGGTGTACGAGGTCGTGGACAACTCCATCGACGAAGCACTGGCAGGCTACTGTGACCACATCGAAGTGACCCTCCACGAGGACGGCTCCGTCAGCGTGGAGGACGACGGCCGGGGCATCCCGGTCGACACCCACGAGGAGTACGACCGCCCCGCGGTCGAGGTAATCCTTACCGTCCTGCACGCGGGCGGGAAGTTCGACGCCAAGTCCTACCAGGTGTCCGGTGGGCTCCACGGCGTCGGCGTCTCCGTGGTGAACGCGCTCTCCGAGCGCCTCGCCGTGGAGGTCGAGCGCGACGGCGGGAAGTACCGCGAGAAGTTCGAACGCGGCGAACCCGTCACCGACCTCGAGCGACTCGGCGACAGCGACGACACCGGGACGCTCATCCGGTTCCGACCGGACAGCGAGATCTTCGAGACGCTGGACTTCGACTACTCCACCCTGGAGACGCGACTGCGCGAACTCGCCTTCCTCAACTCCGGCGTGGAGATAACGCTCACGGACGAGCGCGGCGACGAGGTCGAGTCCTCGACGTTCAAGTACGACGGCGGCATCCGGGAGTTCGTCGAGTACCTCAACGAGTCCCGCGACGCGCTCCACGACGACGTCATCTACTTCGAGGACGAGGACGACGGCATCCAGGTCGAGATCGCGATGCAGGCCTCCGACGACCTCCAGTCCTCGACGCACGCGTTCGCCAACAACATCAACACCCGCGAGGGCGGCACGCACCTCACGGGCTTCAAGACGGCGCTCACGCGGGTCGTCAACGACTACGCGAACGAGAACGACCTCCTCGGGGAACTCGACGGCGAGAACCTCAAGGGCGAGGACATCCGGGAGGGCCTCACCGCGGTCATCTCCGTGAAACACCCCGACCCGCAGTTCGAGGGACAGACGAAGACGAAACTCGGCAACAGCGACGTCCGGGGCATCGTCGAGGGCGTCGTCCACGAGGGCATCGGCACCTACTTCGAGGAGAACCCCGACACCGCGCGAGCGGTCGTCCTGAAGGCCGTCGAGGCCGCGAAGGCGAGGAAGGCGGCGAAGAAGGCCGAGGAGCTAACGCGCCGGAAGAGCGCGCTCTCCTCGACGAGCCTCCCGGGGAAGCTGGCGGACTGCCAGACGAAAGACCCCGACGACGCCGAACTGTTCATCGTCGAGGGCGACTCCGCGGGTGGCTCCGCCAAGCAGGGCCGCAACCCCGAGTTCCAGGCCATCCTCCCGCTCGGCGGGAAGATTCTGAATGTCGAGAAACACCGCCTCGACCGCATCCTCGAACACGAGGAGCTGCGACACATCATCACCGCGCTGGGCACCGGCATCGGCGACGAGTTCGACATCGAGAACCTCCGGTACAAGAACATCGTGATGATGACGGACGCCGACGTCGACGGCGCGCACATCCGCACGCTGCTGCTGACGTTCTTCTACCGGCACATGAAGCCGCTGCTGGAGGGCGGGTTCGTCTACGCCGCCCAGCCGCCGCTCTACCGCATCCGCTACCGCGGCGAGACGTACGACGCGATGACGGAAGCGGACCGCGAGCGCATCGTCGAGGAGAAGTGCGATGGCAACCCGACGCAGGTCCAGCGGTTCAAGGGCCTCGGGGAGATGAACCCCCAGCAGCTCTGGGACACCACGATGGACCCGGAGCACCGCATCCTCAAGCGCATCACCGTCGAGGACGCGGCCGCGGCGGACAAGATGTTCTCCGTGCTGATGGGCGACGCCGTCGAACCACGCAAGCGGTTCATCCAGGAGAACGCGACGGACGCAGAGTGGGTGGACATCTGA